The Pseudomonas hefeiensis genomic sequence CCATATCTGCGACTGGTTACAAATCCGCCTCCTGCACCACCCTCACCTTTTCCGCCTCCAAGGCATACGCCGCGCTGGCCAGGTCGTTGTCGACCTTTTCGATCTTCAGCGTGCCGGTCACCCATAGCGGTGTGTAGATGTCGTCCAGCTTCAATCCCTTGGGATAGCGCACCAGCACCAGTTGATTAGGCGGTGGTGGCGGGACGTGGATGCAGGCGCCGGGGTAAGGCACCAGGAAGAACAGCGTGCTGCGGCCCTTGGCGTCGGTTTCCAGCGGCACCGGGTAGCCGCCAAG encodes the following:
- a CDS encoding DUF3299 domain-containing protein — protein: MRRLVLTLLLLGSSLAHAAELPETDWLELMPKSDQKALEAMPEIDHNTPEASGTFTEKGGLKQSKGLPAVMYSSKTVASMNDKHIRLGGYPVPLETDAKGRSTLFFLVPYPGACIHVPPPPPNQLVLVRYPKGLKLDDIYTPLWVTGTLKIEKVDNDLASAAYALEAEKVRVVQEADL